One Amorphoplanes digitatis genomic window carries:
- a CDS encoding NADPH-dependent FMN reductase, whose protein sequence is MSGIVVVSGNPRPGSRTSTLAVAVGTALGGAASVIEVGALGTGLLTPGDPGTAAAVTAIREADVLVVATPTYKGSYTGVLKVLLDQLPANALAGKRSVPVVTAGVAPQAAAAAALLAQLLGELGADVAPALPVVEADLPESQAIAEKYAAAHGR, encoded by the coding sequence ATGAGCGGGATCGTTGTCGTCTCCGGGAATCCGCGTCCGGGGTCGCGGACCTCGACGCTCGCCGTCGCCGTAGGCACCGCGCTCGGCGGGGCCGCATCGGTCATCGAGGTCGGCGCGTTGGGCACCGGCCTGCTGACACCGGGCGACCCGGGCACGGCCGCCGCGGTGACGGCCATCCGGGAGGCGGACGTGCTGGTCGTGGCGACGCCCACCTACAAGGGCAGCTACACCGGCGTGCTCAAGGTGCTGCTCGACCAGCTGCCCGCGAACGCCCTCGCCGGCAAGCGATCCGTTCCCGTGGTCACCGCCGGCGTCGCACCGCAGGCCGCGGCCGCGGCGGCGTTGCTCGCGCAGCTGCTGGGCGAGCTGGGCGCCGACGTCGCGCCCGCCCTGCCGGTGGTCGAGGCCGATCTGCCGGAGTCGCAGGCGATCGCGGAGAAGTACGCGGCGGCTCACGGCCGCTGA
- a CDS encoding SDR family NAD(P)-dependent oxidoreductase: protein MLWFVTGAGRGLGRAFTEAALRRGDRVVATVRRDGALAGLAAAHPGRLFVRRLDVADRAAVVAVVDETAAAVGVPDVVVNNAGYGLVGAVEELSEAELRAQFDVNLFGAVWVTQAVLPHLRRRGSGRIVQVSTVGAVGHLPLFGAYNATKWALEAMSAALAEEVAPLGIRVHLLQLGGFATDWAGSSMRFATPDPAYTATREAILGQPDYPPAPAPAGAPTPAAPAGAPTPAAPAPALPTSAPAAPAPAAPALPTSAPAAPAPAAPAPAAPAPAAPAPAAPAPAAPAPAAPAPAAPAPAAPAPAAPAPAAPAPALPTSAPAAAPAPAVPTSVPAAPAADAALAASAAEGLADEAWAVGGADAPVAGGEAGGGAAGDEEWVDAPPEVAAEALLALLDEPDPPLRKIIGVGAHDMVRMALEARRDDYLRDPAFVWPGDPAGS from the coding sequence ATGCTGTGGTTCGTGACCGGCGCCGGGCGTGGGCTCGGGCGCGCGTTCACCGAGGCCGCGCTGCGCCGCGGCGACCGGGTCGTGGCAACGGTACGGCGCGACGGCGCCCTCGCCGGCCTCGCCGCCGCGCACCCAGGCCGGCTCTTCGTGCGCCGACTGGACGTCGCCGACCGCGCGGCGGTCGTCGCCGTGGTCGACGAGACTGCCGCGGCGGTCGGCGTGCCCGACGTGGTCGTCAACAACGCCGGGTACGGCCTGGTCGGCGCGGTCGAGGAGTTGTCCGAGGCGGAGCTCAGGGCGCAGTTCGACGTGAACCTGTTCGGTGCGGTATGGGTGACCCAGGCGGTGCTGCCGCACCTGCGGCGCCGGGGCTCCGGGCGGATCGTGCAGGTCTCTACGGTGGGCGCGGTCGGCCATCTGCCGCTCTTCGGCGCTTACAACGCGACGAAGTGGGCGCTGGAGGCGATGAGTGCGGCGCTCGCCGAGGAGGTCGCGCCGCTCGGGATCCGGGTGCATCTGCTGCAACTGGGTGGCTTCGCGACGGACTGGGCCGGCTCGAGCATGCGCTTCGCCACACCGGATCCGGCATACACCGCCACCCGCGAGGCAATCCTCGGCCAGCCGGACTATCCGCCCGCACCCGCCCCCGCCGGCGCCCCCACGCCCGCAGCGCCCGCCGGCGCCCCCACGCCCGCAGCGCCCGCCCCGGCCCTGCCCACTTCCGCGCCCGCCGCTCCCGCGCCCGCCGCCCCCGCCCTGCCCACTTCCGCGCCCGCCGCTCCCGCGCCCGCCGCTCCCGCGCCCGCCGCTCCCGCGCCCGCCGCTCCCGCGCCCGCCGCTCCCGCGCCCGCCGCTCCCGCGCCCGCCGCTCCCGCCCCCGCCGCTCCCGCCCCCGCCGCTCCCGCCCCCGCCGCTCCCGCCCCCGCAGCGCCCGCCCCCGCCCTGCCCACTTCCGCGCCCGCCGCCGCGCCCGCCCCCGCTGTGCCCACTTCCGTGCCCGCTGCGCCTGCCGCCGACGCAGCCCTGGCTGCGTCGGCTGCGGAGGGTTTGGCCGACGAGGCGTGGGCGGTGGGTGGCGCGGATGCGCCGGTCGCAGGTGGGGAGGCCGGCGGGGGAGCGGCCGGAGACGAGGAGTGGGTCGACGCGCCGCCGGAGGTCGCGGCCGAGGCGCTGCTGGCTTTGCTCGACGAGCCGGATCCACCGCTTCGCAAGATCATTGGGGTTGGCGCACACGACATGGTGCGGATGGCGCTGGAGGCACGCCGCGACGACTACCTCCGCGACCCGGCCTTCGTCTGGCCCGGCGACCCGGCCGGGAGCTAG
- a CDS encoding sensor histidine kinase — protein MGWVGRLFDARDTFVRMLLLDLSGISYLLFGTQAGREPTTTQWVLAVIAFVLALVLHRRRVLNLVAQTVLLVLAFRLIDDTMINQVGTSWALLELAMWAPRPRILWSGAGLVTAVYLAFTLGRGPSPISAPILGICVVVGVPVLLGLVVRTTRELGIQAQERALEEQRRRESESRAARADERAAIARELHDVVAHHVASMVLRVGVARHVLPDADPRVAEVFDDVHGTGTAALADLRRLVAVLRDPSVRTDAALTAIEPGALPEALAAAVETARRAGLTVDVALAPEVGTLDSVRGLAVLRLTQEALTNVAKHAGTAARARLRATVVDGDLIWSVSDDGGGVSPGLPSGGGHGLTGMRERVEVLGGRLTAGPVAGGWRVETVLPAVQPPADTPPLPAPGPA, from the coding sequence GTGGGGTGGGTAGGGCGGCTCTTCGACGCGCGTGACACGTTCGTCCGGATGCTGCTGCTCGACCTCAGCGGCATCAGCTACCTGCTCTTCGGCACCCAGGCGGGCCGCGAGCCGACCACGACGCAGTGGGTCCTCGCCGTGATCGCGTTCGTGCTCGCGCTGGTCCTGCACCGCCGGCGCGTGCTCAACCTGGTCGCGCAGACCGTGCTGCTGGTGCTCGCCTTCCGGCTCATCGACGACACGATGATCAACCAGGTGGGCACCAGCTGGGCGCTCCTCGAACTCGCCATGTGGGCGCCCCGCCCCCGGATCCTGTGGTCGGGCGCCGGCCTGGTCACGGCGGTCTACCTGGCCTTCACCCTCGGCCGGGGGCCGTCGCCGATCTCCGCGCCGATTCTCGGCATCTGCGTCGTCGTCGGCGTGCCGGTGCTGCTGGGGCTGGTCGTCCGGACGACCCGCGAGCTGGGCATCCAGGCTCAGGAGCGTGCGCTGGAGGAGCAGCGCCGGCGCGAGTCGGAGAGCCGGGCGGCACGCGCCGACGAACGCGCCGCGATCGCCCGTGAACTGCACGACGTCGTCGCGCACCACGTGGCCTCGATGGTGCTGCGGGTCGGCGTCGCCCGGCACGTGCTGCCGGACGCCGACCCCCGCGTCGCCGAGGTCTTCGACGACGTGCACGGCACCGGCACCGCGGCCCTGGCGGACCTGCGCCGGCTGGTCGCGGTGCTGCGTGATCCTTCGGTACGCACGGACGCGGCGCTCACCGCGATCGAGCCCGGCGCACTGCCGGAGGCGCTGGCGGCGGCGGTGGAGACGGCACGCCGGGCCGGGCTGACGGTGGACGTCGCGCTCGCACCGGAGGTCGGCACCCTCGACTCCGTACGCGGGCTCGCGGTGCTCCGGCTGACCCAGGAGGCGCTGACAAACGTGGCGAAACACGCGGGGACGGCGGCCCGGGCCCGGCTGCGCGCGACGGTCGTCGACGGCGACCTGATCTGGTCGGTGTCGGACGACGGCGGCGGGGTGTCGCCCGGCCTGCCGTCCGGCGGCGGCCATGGCCTGACCGGAATGCGGGAGCGGGTCGAGGTGCTCGGCGGCCGGCTCACGGCCGGGCCCGTCGCCGGCGGCTGGCGCGTCGAGACCGTCCTGCCGGCGGTCCAGCCGCCGGCGGACACCCCGCCGCTGCCCGCACCGGGGCCGGCGTGA
- a CDS encoding response regulator, which yields MIRILLADDQPLIRAGLRMLCDAETDLTVVGEAGNGRDAVALAARLAPDVIVMDLRMPGVDGITATGRILADRPGARVLVLTTFGDDDHLYPALTAGACGFLLKDAPPTELLDGIRRAASGDSPFSQEVLQRLVRRAVAARVEPPRPVSGLTARERDVLELVAEGLSNTEIADRLHIGVTTVKTHITSLMTKTASPNRVRLALLARRA from the coding sequence GTGATCCGGATCCTGCTCGCCGACGACCAGCCGCTGATCCGCGCCGGGCTGCGGATGCTCTGCGACGCCGAGACCGACCTGACCGTCGTCGGCGAGGCCGGCAACGGCCGCGACGCCGTCGCCCTCGCCGCCCGCCTCGCACCCGACGTCATCGTCATGGACCTGCGGATGCCCGGCGTCGACGGCATCACCGCGACCGGCCGCATCCTCGCCGACCGGCCCGGCGCCCGGGTCCTCGTGCTGACCACGTTCGGCGACGACGACCACCTGTACCCGGCGCTGACCGCGGGCGCGTGCGGCTTCCTGCTCAAGGACGCGCCGCCCACCGAGCTGCTCGACGGGATCCGCCGGGCGGCGTCCGGTGACAGCCCGTTCAGCCAGGAGGTGTTGCAGCGGCTGGTGCGGCGGGCGGTGGCGGCGCGGGTCGAGCCGCCGAGGCCGGTGTCCGGGCTCACCGCCCGGGAGCGCGACGTCCTGGAACTGGTGGCCGAGGGCCTGTCGAACACCGAGATCGCCGATCGCCTCCACATCGGAGTGACCACGGTCAAGACCCACATCACCAGCCTGATGACGAAGACCGCCAGCCCGAACCGGGTCCGGCTGGCGCTGCTCGCCCGCCGCGCCTGA
- a CDS encoding alpha/beta fold hydrolase, producing MEPRVHPVASSDGLTLTVEEYGAAGSSASVVFLPALGVPVAYYRPLFEHWVARGRHVVGVELRGMPRSPVSDLRRDSFGYAHLLREDLPAIFTDPTVAAADRVVLVGHSLGGQLALLSGAAGTVRADAVVALATGTSSPAAHRGTLARARRAAGVRFIGAVTCSLGYWPGHRLGFGGRQPRTLMSDWGYEARTGRYRLRGDRTDYEAALSSLAVPALLVEIDGDRMIPRAAVDHLAGRLPAHVGRATIEAVPDHFLWARRTPEKVVAGVEDWLVAQGL from the coding sequence ATGGAACCTCGAGTGCACCCGGTAGCCTCCTCCGACGGCCTGACCCTGACGGTCGAGGAGTACGGCGCCGCCGGGAGTTCCGCCTCGGTGGTGTTCCTGCCCGCGCTGGGCGTCCCGGTGGCCTACTACCGGCCGCTGTTCGAGCACTGGGTCGCCCGGGGCCGCCACGTCGTCGGGGTCGAGCTGCGCGGCATGCCCCGCAGCCCCGTCTCCGACCTGCGCCGCGACTCGTTCGGCTACGCGCATCTGCTCCGCGAGGACCTGCCCGCGATCTTCACGGATCCCACGGTCGCCGCCGCGGACCGGGTCGTGCTGGTCGGCCACAGCCTGGGCGGTCAGCTCGCGCTGCTGTCGGGCGCCGCCGGCACGGTACGCGCGGACGCGGTCGTCGCGCTCGCCACCGGTACGAGCTCACCCGCCGCGCACCGCGGCACGCTGGCCCGGGCCCGCCGCGCCGCCGGGGTCCGCTTCATCGGCGCCGTCACCTGCTCGCTGGGCTACTGGCCGGGGCACCGCCTGGGCTTCGGCGGCCGCCAGCCGCGCACGCTGATGAGCGACTGGGGCTACGAGGCCCGGACCGGGCGTTACCGGCTGCGCGGCGACCGCACGGACTACGAGGCCGCGCTGAGCAGCCTCGCCGTACCGGCCCTGCTCGTGGAGATCGACGGCGACCGGATGATTCCCCGGGCGGCCGTCGATCATCTCGCGGGCCGGCTGCCGGCGCACGTGGGCCGGGCGACGATCGAGGCCGTGCCGGATCACTTCCTGTGGGCCCGCCGTACGCCGGAGAAGGTCGTCGCCGGCGTCGAGGACTGGCTGGTGGCGCAGGGGCTCTGA
- a CDS encoding winged helix-turn-helix domain-containing protein has product MSVLAVAEPTTTRLASVRRGPGRSRARLRSVAPPESSVTVTITLGAPGSEESERVLAALRDLVVAAGPDANVDLAPAAAVPAALGGTEGLHLDPKPRAVTLDGRPLELSRLEYELLFFLATHPRQVFSRSQLLGHVWGHLHTTVRTVDVHVSRLRTKLGNPDIVTTVYGVGYRLADDAGITITDA; this is encoded by the coding sequence ATGTCCGTTCTCGCCGTCGCCGAGCCCACCACCACCCGCCTCGCGTCCGTTCGTCGCGGTCCGGGCCGGTCCCGCGCCCGGCTGCGCAGCGTCGCGCCCCCCGAATCGTCGGTCACCGTCACGATCACGCTCGGCGCGCCGGGCTCCGAGGAGAGCGAGCGCGTCCTCGCGGCGCTGCGCGATCTCGTCGTAGCGGCCGGCCCGGACGCGAACGTCGATCTCGCCCCAGCCGCCGCCGTCCCCGCCGCGCTGGGCGGCACCGAGGGCCTGCACCTCGACCCGAAGCCCCGCGCGGTGACCCTCGACGGCCGCCCCCTGGAACTCAGCCGCCTCGAATACGAACTGTTGTTCTTCCTCGCGACACACCCGCGTCAGGTGTTCAGCCGCAGCCAGCTGCTCGGCCACGTCTGGGGTCACCTGCACACGACCGTCCGCACCGTCGACGTGCACGTGAGCCGGCTGCGCACCAAGCTCGGCAACCCGGACATCGTGACCACCGTCTACGGGGTGGGCTACCGCCTCGCCGACGACGCGGGCATCACCATCACCGACGCCTGA
- a CDS encoding FAD/NAD(P)-binding protein — protein MGGAVVARVVAVVGGGCSGVLVARQLLRCSDDDVVLVEPGEPGGGVAYGSAQPWHLLNSRAGAMSADPDDPGHFVRWAATTPEAFRPRAEYGRYLRAVLDEAAAAHPGRLHLRGARATAITPDAAVALDDGSVIAAEHVVLATGGPAASRQAVVHPRYIADPWRAGVLEALPADQPVLLVGTGLTAVDVALTLTADGRRAAPVVAVSRRGLLPLTHTADAAPPAVPSLDDCATLRDVVRAVRAAAGEAGDWRPIVDGLRPYLDELWTALTPGEQDAFLRHLARPWECHRHRMAPEVGARVAQLRAAGLLEIRGGGVAAWPGLADFAAVVNCAGPGRLPGAAGPLVGGLLAAGLARVGPHGLGLDIDADGRLIGAGGRAHDRLWVIGPLRRGAQWETTAVPEIRAQARRLVTDLHAGARVAAAA, from the coding sequence ATGGGGGGCGCGGTCGTGGCGCGTGTGGTGGCAGTGGTCGGGGGAGGTTGCTCCGGGGTCCTGGTGGCCCGGCAGCTTCTGCGATGTAGCGACGACGACGTCGTGTTGGTCGAGCCGGGTGAGCCGGGCGGTGGGGTCGCCTACGGCTCCGCGCAGCCATGGCACCTGCTCAACTCGCGGGCGGGTGCGATGAGTGCCGACCCCGATGACCCGGGCCACTTCGTGCGCTGGGCGGCCACCACCCCGGAGGCCTTCCGTCCCCGGGCCGAGTACGGGCGGTACCTGCGCGCCGTTCTCGACGAGGCGGCCGCCGCGCACCCCGGCCGGCTGCACCTGCGCGGTGCGCGGGCCACCGCGATCACCCCGGACGCCGCCGTCGCGCTGGATGACGGTTCGGTGATCGCGGCCGAGCATGTCGTTCTCGCCACGGGCGGCCCGGCGGCCTCGCGTCAGGCCGTTGTTCATCCGCGCTACATCGCGGATCCGTGGCGGGCCGGTGTGCTCGAGGCGCTGCCCGCCGATCAGCCGGTGCTGCTGGTCGGCACGGGGCTGACCGCCGTGGACGTCGCGCTGACCCTGACCGCCGACGGTCGCCGGGCCGCGCCCGTGGTGGCCGTGAGCCGGCGCGGGCTGCTGCCGCTGACGCACACCGCGGACGCGGCGCCGCCGGCCGTGCCCTCGCTCGACGACTGCGCCACGCTGCGCGACGTCGTCCGGGCCGTGCGCGCCGCGGCCGGGGAGGCGGGGGACTGGCGGCCCATCGTCGACGGGCTCCGGCCGTACCTGGATGAGCTTTGGACCGCGCTCACCCCGGGTGAGCAGGATGCGTTCCTGCGGCACCTGGCCCGGCCCTGGGAGTGCCACCGGCACCGGATGGCGCCGGAGGTCGGCGCCCGGGTCGCGCAGCTACGGGCGGCCGGTCTGCTGGAGATCCGCGGGGGCGGGGTTGCCGCGTGGCCGGGGCTCGCGGACTTCGCGGCCGTGGTCAACTGCGCCGGGCCCGGGCGGCTGCCGGGTGCGGCCGGGCCGCTGGTCGGCGGGCTGCTCGCCGCCGGCCTGGCCCGGGTGGGCCCGCACGGTCTCGGCCTCGACATCGACGCCGACGGCCGCCTGATCGGCGCCGGCGGACGAGCGCACGATCGGCTCTGGGTCATCGGCCCGCTGCGCCGCGGCGCACAGTGGGAGACCACCGCCGTGCCCGAGATCCGTGCCCAGGCGCGGCGGCTTGTCACCGATCTGCACGCGGGCGCTCGGGTCGCGGCCGCCGCGTAG
- a CDS encoding flavin reductase family protein has product MTVIPLHQDRAVDADLFRALLRRHAAAVVVITAPGAPPAGFTATSFTSVSLDPPLVSFCLAKSASAWPAVHAASTIAVHVLTQEQEHVARTFATRGIDRFAAHGAWHPGPDDVPLLDGVLARIVCKVTQHVEAGDHTIVLATPELGEHHADATATPLVYHDGTYAHLRRSA; this is encoded by the coding sequence ATGACCGTCATCCCGCTGCACCAGGACCGTGCCGTGGACGCCGACCTGTTCCGCGCGCTGCTGCGCCGCCACGCCGCCGCCGTCGTCGTGATCACCGCTCCCGGCGCGCCGCCCGCCGGGTTCACCGCCACCTCCTTCACCTCGGTGTCGCTCGATCCGCCGTTGGTCTCCTTCTGCCTGGCCAAGTCGGCCTCGGCGTGGCCGGCCGTGCACGCCGCGAGCACCATCGCCGTGCACGTGCTGACCCAGGAGCAGGAACACGTCGCGCGGACGTTCGCCACCCGCGGCATCGACCGCTTCGCCGCGCACGGCGCCTGGCACCCCGGACCCGACGACGTGCCGCTGCTGGACGGCGTGCTCGCCAGGATCGTGTGCAAGGTGACCCAGCACGTCGAGGCCGGCGACCACACGATCGTGCTGGCCACCCCTGAGCTGGGCGAGCACCACGCGGACGCGACCGCCACACCACTCGTCTACCACGACGGCACCTACGCCCACCTGCGCCGATCGGCATAA
- a CDS encoding ABA4-like family protein, translating into MTGALFGLAFTLAAPFWALMILLPGWSWTRRIIASPLIVLPGLVIYALLVLPALGEVLPAVVSPTLDGLRDLLGTADGAAAAWAHMIAFDLFAGRWSWLDSRARGVPALIMSPVLLLTILLGPLGLLSYLLIRTRYPETGSA; encoded by the coding sequence GTGACCGGGGCGCTGTTCGGGCTCGCGTTCACGCTCGCGGCGCCGTTCTGGGCGCTGATGATCCTGCTGCCGGGCTGGTCGTGGACCCGGCGGATCATCGCCTCGCCGCTGATCGTGCTCCCCGGCCTGGTGATCTACGCCCTGCTGGTGCTCCCGGCGCTCGGCGAGGTGCTCCCGGCCGTCGTGTCGCCGACCCTCGACGGCCTGCGCGACCTGCTCGGCACCGCGGACGGCGCGGCGGCGGCCTGGGCGCACATGATCGCGTTCGACCTGTTTGCCGGCCGCTGGTCATGGCTGGACAGCCGGGCCCGCGGCGTCCCGGCACTGATCATGTCGCCGGTGCTGCTGCTCACGATCCTGCTCGGCCCGCTGGGCCTGCTGTCCTACCTGCTGATCCGGACGCGCTACCCGGAGACCGGGAGCGCCTAG
- a CDS encoding S1 family peptidase, with the protein MRNPGSKLGRPIVGLAAVLLAGSAFASPASAAPSVASDPSFAPSALAGKLDTQFGAAAAGSFIDSAGKVVVNVTDAATAESVAVAGATPRYVANSGAVLAAADATLKTQLKTPGTSFGLDPVSNKIVVTADSTVTGAKLDAVKAIVAKLGDRASFESVSGELRTTISGGDAIYGGGGRCSLGFNVRSGSTNYFLTAGHCTNSATTWTNGSATLGTRAGTSFPGNDYGIVRYTNTTITKTGGVGSQDITSAGTPAVGATVYRRGSTTGTHSGRVTALNSTVNYSQGSVSGLIRTTVCAEPGDSGGSLYSGTTALGMTSGGSGNCSSGGTTYFQPVVEALNVYGVSVF; encoded by the coding sequence GTGCGTAACCCCGGCTCAAAGCTCGGCCGACCGATCGTCGGCCTGGCCGCCGTATTGCTTGCTGGCAGTGCGTTCGCGTCACCCGCTTCCGCCGCCCCGAGCGTCGCATCGGACCCCTCATTCGCCCCCTCCGCCCTCGCCGGCAAGCTGGACACCCAGTTCGGCGCGGCGGCCGCAGGCTCCTTCATCGACTCGGCCGGCAAGGTCGTCGTCAACGTGACCGACGCCGCGACCGCCGAGTCGGTGGCCGTGGCCGGCGCGACCCCCCGCTACGTCGCGAACAGCGGCGCCGTGCTCGCCGCCGCGGACGCCACCCTGAAGACGCAGCTCAAGACCCCCGGCACGTCCTTCGGCCTGGACCCGGTCAGCAACAAGATCGTGGTCACCGCGGACAGCACCGTCACCGGCGCGAAGCTCGACGCCGTCAAGGCGATCGTCGCCAAGCTCGGTGACCGGGCCTCCTTCGAGTCGGTATCGGGCGAGCTGCGCACCACCATCTCCGGTGGCGACGCGATCTACGGCGGTGGCGGCCGCTGCTCGCTCGGCTTCAACGTCCGCAGTGGCTCGACCAACTACTTCCTGACCGCCGGTCACTGCACCAACAGCGCCACGACCTGGACGAACGGTTCCGCCACGCTCGGCACCCGGGCCGGCACCAGCTTCCCGGGCAACGACTACGGCATCGTGCGCTACACCAACACCACCATCACCAAGACCGGTGGCGTCGGCTCGCAGGACATCACGTCGGCCGGCACCCCGGCCGTCGGCGCGACGGTCTACCGCCGCGGCAGCACGACCGGCACCCACTCGGGCCGGGTCACCGCGCTGAACAGCACGGTCAACTACAGCCAGGGCTCCGTCTCCGGCCTGATCCGCACCACGGTCTGCGCGGAGCCGGGCGACAGCGGCGGCTCGCTCTACTCCGGCACCACCGCGCTGGGCATGACCTCCGGCGGCAGCGGCAACTGCAGCTCCGGCGGCACCACGTACTTCCAGCCGGTGGTCGAGGCGCTCAACGTCTACGGCGTCTCGGTATTCTGA
- a CDS encoding LysE family translocator, whose protein sequence is MITLASLLGVTAVALGMVLTPGPNMMYLVSRSITQGRRAGVVSLGGVAIGFLVYLTAANLGLSVIFVHVPEAYQALKLAGAAYLGWLAFKTLRPGGTSVFAPGDLPVDSSRRLFAMGLLTNLLNPKAAIMYLSLIPQFVRPDDGHVLAQGFLLGGVQILVSLTVNLLIVSAAGTIAVFLARRPGWLRMQRLVMGTVLGALAVRLATERSRPA, encoded by the coding sequence GTGATCACACTCGCCTCACTGCTCGGCGTCACCGCCGTCGCCCTCGGCATGGTGCTGACGCCGGGCCCGAACATGATGTACCTCGTCTCGCGCAGCATCACGCAGGGAAGGCGGGCGGGCGTCGTCTCCCTGGGCGGTGTCGCTATCGGCTTCCTGGTCTACCTGACGGCGGCGAACCTCGGCCTCTCGGTGATCTTCGTCCACGTTCCCGAGGCCTATCAGGCGTTGAAGCTCGCGGGCGCCGCCTACCTGGGCTGGCTGGCGTTCAAGACGCTGCGGCCGGGTGGCACGTCGGTGTTCGCGCCGGGCGATCTGCCGGTTGACTCGTCGCGCCGGCTGTTCGCGATGGGGCTGCTCACCAACCTGCTCAACCCCAAGGCGGCGATCATGTATCTGTCGTTGATACCGCAGTTCGTGCGCCCGGACGACGGGCACGTGCTGGCACAGGGTTTCCTTCTCGGCGGGGTGCAGATCCTGGTGAGCCTCACGGTCAACCTGTTGATCGTGTCGGCGGCCGGGACGATCGCGGTGTTCCTCGCGCGGCGGCCGGGCTGGCTGCGGATGCAGCGCCTCGTCATGGGCACGGTGCTGGGCGCGCTCGCGGTCCGGCTCGCCACCGAACGCTCCCGGCCGGCCTGA
- a CDS encoding nucleotidyltransferase family protein, whose protein sequence is MEIAGLVLAAGAGRRYGMPKALVAHRGVLLVRHTAAVLSDAGVTPAFVVVGAQAARVRAAAPELTYVANPDWATGMASSLRAGLAALAATAARAAVVLLVDMPGVAPDAVRAVTAGAGPDSLIMGGYDGRRSHPVVLGRDHWAGVAASATGDHGARDYLRRHAARVRVVPVGHLADDADLDVPSAASHA, encoded by the coding sequence ATGGAGATCGCCGGTCTGGTGCTGGCGGCCGGCGCCGGTCGGCGGTACGGCATGCCGAAAGCGCTGGTGGCGCACCGCGGCGTGCTGCTCGTGCGCCACACGGCCGCGGTTCTGAGCGATGCCGGGGTCACGCCGGCCTTCGTCGTCGTCGGCGCGCAGGCGGCGCGGGTCCGCGCGGCCGCGCCAGAATTGACCTACGTCGCGAATCCGGACTGGGCGACCGGGATGGCCTCGTCGCTGCGCGCGGGCCTGGCGGCGCTGGCCGCCACGGCGGCCCGCGCGGCGGTGGTCCTGCTTGTCGACATGCCCGGCGTCGCCCCCGATGCGGTACGCGCGGTGACCGCCGGCGCCGGGCCGGACTCGCTGATCATGGGTGGGTACGACGGGCGCCGCTCGCATCCGGTGGTGCTCGGGCGCGACCACTGGGCCGGCGTCGCCGCCAGCGCGACCGGCGACCACGGCGCCCGCGACTACCTGCGCCGGCACGCGGCGCGGGTGCGGGTCGTGCCCGTCGGCCACCTCGCCGACGACGCCGACCTCGACGTGCCGTCGGCGGCGAGCCATGCGTGA